A genomic region of Desulfosarcina ovata subsp. ovata contains the following coding sequences:
- a CDS encoding HigA family addiction module antitoxin: protein MIRIPTHRTPTHPGEMLLEEFLKPMGITQRNLANAINVPYQRINEIINGRRGITPSTALRLAKVFGVSADFWMNIQLRWDLYFAMKSESDALNDIEPLPLNHLDTN from the coding sequence ATGATACGAATACCTACACATAGGACACCGACCCACCCTGGGGAAATGCTGCTGGAAGAATTTTTAAAGCCAATGGGCATAACCCAGCGTAATTTAGCTAACGCCATCAACGTTCCTTATCAACGGATTAATGAAATAATCAATGGCAGGCGTGGTATTACGCCCAGCACGGCTTTAAGGCTGGCTAAGGTTTTTGGGGTTTCAGCTGATTTTTGGATGAATATTCAACTCAGATGGGATCTTTATTTCGCAATGAAATCTGAATCAGATGCATTGAATGATATAGAACCGCTGCCTTTGAACCACCTTGATACGAATTAG
- a CDS encoding reverse transcriptase domain-containing protein, with amino-acid sequence MVSPVLANVYLHFALDLWFEKVVKAHCKGAAMIIRYADDFVCAFQYRGEAKWFFEMLPDRLGKFGLSVAPEKTGMMRFSRFHPSRSRRIVFLGFETYWTYDQDGEVRVMQRTARKKLQSACRRIKDWIKRNRHLKGIKFITALNRRLHGHYNYYSVVGNSKSLWKFYSWAVECAFKWLNRRGGKRRSFTWKVFLSAIERLGIAKPKLPVSTKRHRVFS; translated from the coding sequence ATCGTTTCACCGGTTTTAGCCAATGTTTACCTGCACTTTGCGCTGGACTTATGGTTTGAAAAGGTTGTCAAGGCTCACTGCAAAGGTGCAGCCATGATAATCAGATACGCAGACGATTTCGTCTGTGCCTTTCAATACCGTGGGGAAGCAAAGTGGTTTTTCGAGATGCTACCGGATCGGCTGGGTAAGTTCGGACTATCGGTAGCTCCGGAGAAGACGGGTATGATGCGCTTCAGCAGATTTCATCCGAGCCGAAGCAGGCGGATAGTCTTTTTGGGTTTTGAGACGTACTGGACCTACGATCAAGATGGAGAAGTCCGAGTGATGCAGCGCACTGCGCGTAAGAAGTTGCAAAGTGCCTGCCGCCGCATCAAAGATTGGATTAAGCGCAACCGTCATTTGAAAGGGATAAAATTCATAACGGCACTAAACCGTCGATTGCACGGTCATTACAATTATTACAGCGTGGTCGGCAACTCGAAGTCGTTGTGGAAGTTTTACAGTTGGGCGGTCGAATGTGCATTCAAGTGGCTGAATCGTCGAGGTGGGAAGCGGAGGAGCTTTACTTGGAAAGTTTTCCTTAGTGCTATTGAGCGCCTCGGGATTGCGAAACCCAAGCTACCAGTATCGACCAAGCGACATCGGGTGTTTTCCTGA
- a CDS encoding putative sulfate/molybdate transporter, which yields MNGNQDVAIQRSASHRGYRFNRMELAGSLGDLGTLLPLSIGMILINGLNPLGLFAGVGLFYIFSGLYFNVTTPVEPMKVIGAYAIATGISASQIQASSLWIFIVLMIIGGTGIITPIGRSIPKPVIRGVQLSTGVLLVSQGIKLVLGTSTFQALRQAAEPFLNVQAVGPVPIGLVIGTLLGILTLLLLDNRRLPAAIVVVGAGIGTGLLLGTGEGLRQIQFGLYLPEWLPFGIPSAGDFTFALLVLVLPQIPMTLGNAVVANADLSRQYFPDDGHRVTYRSLCISMALASLISFFLGGMPMCHGAGGLASRYRFGARTAGSNLIIGTIFIALTLFLGNHLMGVIYLLPMSALGILLIFAGGQLSLTLLDMQTRKELFVPILVLGITLATNLAAGFLVGIAVAYALKSEKLSV from the coding sequence ATGAATGGAAACCAAGACGTGGCCATTCAACGATCGGCCAGCCATCGCGGCTATCGGTTCAATCGTATGGAACTGGCCGGCTCCCTGGGCGATCTGGGCACCCTCCTGCCCCTTTCCATCGGCATGATTCTGATCAATGGGCTCAATCCCCTGGGCCTGTTTGCGGGTGTCGGCCTGTTTTATATTTTTTCAGGTCTCTACTTCAACGTCACCACCCCCGTCGAACCCATGAAGGTGATCGGTGCCTATGCCATCGCCACCGGAATTTCCGCCAGCCAGATCCAGGCTTCGAGCCTGTGGATTTTTATTGTTCTGATGATCATCGGCGGCACGGGCATCATCACGCCGATCGGCCGATCCATTCCCAAACCGGTGATCCGCGGCGTCCAGTTGTCCACCGGCGTCCTGCTGGTCTCCCAGGGTATAAAACTGGTGCTGGGCACCTCGACATTTCAGGCCCTGCGCCAGGCGGCCGAGCCCTTTCTGAACGTTCAGGCGGTCGGTCCGGTGCCCATCGGTCTGGTGATCGGCACCCTGTTGGGGATTCTCACCCTTCTGCTGCTGGATAACCGACGCCTGCCCGCAGCCATTGTCGTGGTTGGCGCCGGGATTGGTACCGGTCTATTATTGGGAACGGGAGAGGGTCTGAGACAGATCCAGTTCGGCCTTTACCTGCCCGAATGGCTGCCTTTCGGGATTCCCTCGGCCGGTGATTTCACCTTTGCCCTGCTGGTGCTGGTACTGCCGCAGATTCCGATGACCCTCGGCAACGCGGTGGTGGCCAATGCCGACCTGTCGCGTCAGTACTTTCCGGACGATGGACACCGGGTCACCTACCGGTCCCTTTGCATCAGCATGGCCCTGGCCAGCCTGATCAGTTTTTTCCTGGGCGGCATGCCCATGTGCCACGGTGCCGGCGGCCTTGCCTCACGGTATCGATTCGGCGCCCGCACGGCCGGTTCCAACCTGATCATCGGCACCATCTTCATCGCCCTGACACTCTTTCTGGGCAACCATCTCATGGGCGTCATCTACCTGCTGCCCATGTCCGCGTTGGGCATTCTGCTGATCTTCGCCGGCGGGCAGTTGAGCCTCACGCTTCTGGATATGCAGACCCGCAAAGAGTTGTTCGTGCCGATTCTCGTTCTGGGAATCACGCTGGCCACCAACCTGGCGGCCGGATTCCTGGTCGGTATTGCCGTGGCCTATGCACTGAAGTCGGAGAAGTTGAGTGTTTGA
- a CDS encoding tyrosine-type recombinase/integrase, translating to MRNYPFRGPFAEHIKNHVGLKQAVGYKYEAETAHLSRFSSFTAEKYPEASILSKEIVLEWCSKRNYEAQANQCARASILRQLAVYMENIGIGAYVLPKGYYPAGQQYVSHIYTENELKRFFHQTDQCCYVGECPYRHLIMPVFFRLVYACGLRSSEARLLKVENVDTDAGILSIHHSKKDNSRLVAMSDELTGRCRNYSENVHNLSKGSDWFLKFPLFESSPAG from the coding sequence ATGAGAAACTACCCGTTCAGAGGTCCATTTGCAGAGCATATCAAAAACCATGTCGGCTTGAAGCAAGCGGTCGGGTATAAATATGAGGCAGAAACGGCGCATCTATCAAGATTTTCCTCCTTTACCGCTGAAAAATATCCCGAAGCATCGATCCTTTCAAAGGAAATAGTATTGGAGTGGTGCTCAAAAAGGAACTATGAGGCACAGGCCAATCAGTGTGCAAGAGCCTCTATCTTGCGGCAGCTTGCCGTGTATATGGAAAATATTGGAATTGGCGCATACGTCCTCCCAAAAGGATATTACCCGGCGGGACAGCAGTATGTTTCTCACATCTATACGGAAAATGAACTGAAACGATTCTTCCATCAGACGGATCAATGCTGCTACGTCGGTGAATGTCCATATCGCCATCTCATCATGCCGGTATTTTTCCGGCTAGTTTACGCCTGCGGCCTTCGGTCTTCCGAAGCAAGACTTCTGAAGGTCGAAAATGTGGATACGGATGCAGGCATACTGAGCATTCATCATTCAAAAAAAGACAATAGCCGTTTGGTTGCCATGTCAGACGAGCTTACCGGTCGATGCCGGAACTACTCTGAAAATGTGCATAACCTTTCAAAGGGGTCTGATTGGTTTCTAAAGTTTCCCCTTTTTGAAAGCAGCCCGGCGGGGTGA
- a CDS encoding TOBE domain-containing protein, with amino-acid sequence MGKKEQDHKADPPPAQRLPLKEQNPHGRIFSAPDQDKCLDAVQLHQLEASFRDWAGSARRADVRLARRRILLIFLLIRYTGAKLSEVLNLDPEEDIDCEKQRICFGRRQADPGRLPRNVQVSETLFGEIQALTADLYATDASRGTLRVDPGFVRRKFYERAEACGIAKQLGAPELLRKSRAVELMQSNMPLPAVQMLLGHSTPNLTSAYVSFSEEDIQQVTRFFMEKESARKTSARNTFFGKIQSIGKGDIQALVELLTIGGHRIATVITRDSCQRLGLKVGALITAEVKAPWVMLQKRERQPQCSADNILAGIVERVNRGEINTEFIVRLSDGTEVCSLVTTESGHRLGLTTGDPVWVFFNSFSVVLLAE; translated from the coding sequence ATGGGAAAAAAAGAACAGGACCACAAAGCCGACCCCCCGCCCGCTCAACGATTGCCTTTGAAGGAGCAGAACCCCCATGGGCGGATATTTTCGGCACCGGACCAGGATAAGTGCCTGGACGCCGTTCAGCTTCATCAACTGGAGGCGTCCTTCCGGGACTGGGCCGGGTCAGCCAGGCGTGCGGATGTCCGCTTGGCCCGCCGACGTATTCTGCTTATTTTTCTGCTGATCCGCTATACCGGGGCGAAACTGAGCGAAGTGTTGAACCTCGATCCGGAAGAAGACATCGATTGTGAAAAACAGAGGATTTGTTTCGGACGCCGGCAGGCGGATCCGGGGCGCCTCCCACGTAACGTTCAGGTCTCCGAAACGCTTTTCGGCGAGATCCAGGCGCTTACCGCCGACTTGTATGCCACGGACGCCTCGCGGGGCACGCTGCGTGTCGATCCGGGATTTGTGCGGCGCAAATTCTACGAGCGTGCCGAGGCCTGCGGGATCGCCAAACAGCTGGGCGCGCCGGAACTCTTACGCAAATCGCGGGCCGTTGAATTGATGCAGAGCAACATGCCGTTGCCGGCGGTTCAGATGCTGTTGGGGCATTCCACCCCCAATCTGACCTCCGCCTATGTCTCCTTTTCCGAGGAGGACATTCAGCAGGTCACCCGTTTTTTCATGGAGAAGGAGTCGGCACGCAAAACCAGCGCCCGGAACACGTTTTTCGGAAAGATCCAGTCCATCGGCAAAGGAGATATCCAGGCCCTGGTGGAACTGTTGACCATCGGCGGCCATCGGATTGCAACGGTGATTACCCGGGACAGCTGCCAGCGCCTGGGACTGAAGGTCGGTGCGTTGATCACCGCCGAAGTCAAGGCGCCCTGGGTGATGCTGCAAAAACGCGAGCGCCAGCCCCAATGCAGTGCCGACAACATCCTGGCGGGGATTGTCGAACGGGTCAACCGGGGTGAGATCAATACGGAATTTATCGTACGGCTGTCAGACGGGACCGAGGTCTGTTCGCTGGTGACCACCGAAAGCGGCCATCGCCTCGGTCTCACAACCGGTGATCCGGTGTGGGTTTTCTTCAACAGTTTTTCGGTGGTGCTGCTGGCTGAATGA
- a CDS encoding MFS transporter, whose protein sequence is MSTNTPPKHIPVSIWALGLVSMLMDISSEMIHSLLPLFIVGPLGASALTVGLIEGVAESTALTVKVFSGTLSDYLGKRKALAVFGYTLGALTKPLFAIAPTAAIVLTARVLDRVGKGVRGAPRDAMVADIAPAKMRGAAFGLRQSLDTVGALLGPLLAVGLMLLWANDFRAVFWVAVVPGLLAVFLLQFGVREPERHIGEKRTNPIRRENIKRLSGPYWWVVGIGAVFALARFSEAFLVLRARQAGIPVAYVPLVMVAMNLVYSGAAYPFGRLSDRMNHSTLLSLGLMVLITADLVLAAGDHWLTVSVGVSLWGLHMGITQGLLATMVADTAPVDLRGTAYGFFNLVSGIAMLMASAAAGMLWDRFGAAFTFYVGAAFAVLALMGLLLNTWRR, encoded by the coding sequence ATGAGCACGAACACCCCGCCCAAGCATATTCCGGTCAGCATCTGGGCGCTCGGCCTAGTGAGCATGCTCATGGACATTTCATCCGAGATGATCCATAGCCTGCTGCCCCTGTTCATAGTCGGCCCCCTGGGTGCGAGCGCACTCACGGTGGGCCTGATCGAGGGGGTGGCCGAGTCCACCGCCCTAACGGTGAAAGTCTTCTCCGGCACCCTCAGCGACTACCTGGGCAAGCGCAAGGCGCTGGCTGTCTTCGGGTACACCCTGGGCGCATTGACTAAGCCGCTGTTTGCCATCGCTCCAACCGCGGCCATTGTCCTTACAGCGCGCGTTCTGGATCGTGTCGGGAAAGGGGTGCGGGGAGCTCCGCGCGATGCAATGGTGGCGGATATCGCACCGGCTAAAATGCGTGGGGCAGCATTCGGCCTGCGCCAATCCCTCGACACGGTCGGAGCCCTCCTCGGCCCGCTCCTGGCGGTGGGCCTGATGCTGCTCTGGGCCAATGACTTCCGTGCCGTATTCTGGGTCGCTGTCGTCCCGGGCCTGCTGGCTGTCTTCTTGCTGCAGTTCGGCGTACGCGAGCCGGAGCGGCACATTGGTGAGAAGCGTACAAATCCGATTCGCCGCGAAAATATCAAACGCCTGAGCGGTCCTTACTGGTGGGTGGTCGGCATCGGTGCGGTGTTCGCCTTGGCACGATTCAGTGAGGCATTCCTGGTGCTACGCGCCCGACAGGCAGGTATTCCGGTAGCATACGTTCCTCTGGTGATGGTGGCCATGAACCTGGTCTATTCGGGAGCTGCCTATCCGTTTGGCAGACTGTCGGATCGAATGAACCACAGCACGCTGCTGTCGCTGGGTTTGATGGTCCTGATCACAGCCGATTTGGTTTTGGCCGCCGGCGACCATTGGCTCACCGTCTCTGTCGGGGTGTCCTTGTGGGGCCTTCATATGGGGATTACCCAGGGATTGCTTGCGACAATGGTTGCCGATACCGCCCCCGTCGATCTGCGCGGAACGGCTTATGGATTCTTCAACCTGGTCAGCGGCATCGCCATGTTGATGGCCAGCGCCGCCGCGGGGATGCTGTGGGACCGCTTCGGTGCCGCTTTCACCTTTTACGTGGGTGCGGCCTTCGCTGTGCTGGCGTTGATGGGCCTCCTTCTGAATACGTGGCGACGGTGA
- a CDS encoding lysylphosphatidylglycerol synthase transmembrane domain-containing protein, with the protein MATVKSIQLIPFAISRRVLSYFGLAGLFFSMSFATLFFVHHYFSGGQLRIPSSLLSPTVISWFTILLVLYFLADGLRLYCVIRAMGFRIAFGYIVKLVFVNIFVSNVTPLATGGGVVQIYFMKQKGIPVGEATAATSIRTILAALILFTLTPVIIWVEPYQFRMFVHRNLLYGITGVSCAYLAVFWIILFRIRIIKRWMFRCLYLLNAAKMVSRRRFRKWLLRVSRELDLFSGGFKRYFRTSPGWAVLSVLFTVLFLLLLFSFSVVLVRALGYQAPVLTVLALQVVVTFFMYFAPTPGAAGVAEGGYGLLFAQLVQKQDIVPLTLCWRFLTIYVGVVIGIVVMYREMFWYGRGSDQAGCLIAVVLDQDQGRFLVLNRCF; encoded by the coding sequence GTGGCGACGGTGAAAAGCATACAGCTAATTCCTTTTGCTATTTCCCGACGGGTCCTGAGTTATTTCGGGCTTGCAGGGCTGTTCTTCTCAATGTCTTTTGCCACCCTGTTCTTTGTTCATCACTACTTTTCCGGGGGGCAGCTACGAATACCATCCAGTCTCCTTTCGCCTACCGTTATCAGCTGGTTCACAATTCTTCTGGTTCTATATTTCCTGGCCGATGGTCTGCGGCTGTATTGTGTGATCCGGGCGATGGGGTTTCGCATCGCGTTTGGATATATTGTCAAGCTGGTCTTTGTGAATATCTTTGTATCCAACGTCACACCACTTGCCACCGGCGGCGGTGTGGTCCAAATCTATTTCATGAAACAAAAGGGCATACCCGTCGGGGAGGCGACAGCGGCCACGTCGATCCGTACCATCCTGGCGGCCTTGATCCTGTTCACGCTCACACCAGTCATCATTTGGGTTGAGCCTTATCAATTTCGCATGTTTGTTCATCGGAACCTCCTATACGGCATCACTGGGGTTTCATGTGCCTACCTGGCCGTCTTCTGGATTATTCTATTTAGAATACGGATCATCAAACGCTGGATGTTTCGGTGTTTGTATCTTCTCAATGCAGCGAAAATGGTATCGCGGCGTCGGTTCAGAAAATGGCTTTTGAGGGTTTCGCGGGAACTGGACCTGTTTTCCGGCGGGTTTAAACGCTATTTCAGAACCAGTCCCGGCTGGGCGGTTCTTTCCGTTCTGTTTACGGTGCTTTTCCTGCTGCTCCTTTTCTCGTTTTCCGTTGTGCTGGTCAGGGCGCTGGGGTACCAGGCCCCGGTATTGACCGTGTTGGCCTTACAGGTGGTGGTGACCTTCTTCATGTATTTTGCTCCCACACCGGGTGCGGCGGGTGTCGCCGAAGGCGGCTACGGGCTCCTCTTCGCTCAACTGGTGCAGAAACAGGATATCGTGCCACTGACCTTGTGCTGGCGTTTTCTAACCATCTATGTCGGGGTGGTGATCGGCATTGTGGTGATGTACAGGGAAATGTTTTGGTATGGTCGGGGGTCGGACCAAGCTGGATGCTTAATTGCCGTGGTTTTAGACCAAGATCAGGGCCGTTTTTTGGTCTTAAATCGATGTTTTTAA
- a CDS encoding transposase gives MLILHDILEKLKNEFAQSSKGQERGIWFVYTIVAIIVPFASSRTSNILRCLKTVFGFSGISRKKFYTFMASPRIPWQRLWPTLWKLIPLPTTGGRLMLALDDSINAKTGKKIFACDKVFDHAAKQNQSRYPWAQNIVAVGLLKMIKGRWACLPLSYRFYLLKKTIERMNRDSNGPEVTFKSKLAMAVDMIGEIAAVFPRKRIVIITDSWFGNGGLWKPLKKQLGIWVDMISRLRSNSTIFELPPPPTGRQGRPRKYGRKLGNAAALAVRFKSLAKEYIVNLYGRNRNIVAYERVVMLKTIRCAVKVVWVYRKTQWVALYSTDLSLSAEQIIEYYGARWKIEALFKELKNDIGSADTQSRHPQAVSNHLHFCMLATTVAWIYASRVEKTPSRRHAVGGRRHFAFSDVRRSVTKAAMDKDFGRLFPVPRKSVFNSLVDVLLRMAA, from the coding sequence ATGCTTATCCTACACGACATCCTTGAAAAACTCAAAAACGAATTTGCTCAGTCCAGTAAAGGTCAGGAACGGGGAATATGGTTCGTATACACGATCGTGGCGATCATTGTTCCTTTCGCCTCATCGAGGACCTCAAACATTCTACGGTGCTTGAAGACGGTGTTCGGCTTTTCCGGGATCAGTCGTAAAAAGTTCTATACCTTCATGGCATCCCCACGGATTCCATGGCAACGGTTATGGCCCACGCTGTGGAAATTGATTCCGCTGCCAACGACCGGTGGGCGGTTAATGCTGGCTCTGGATGACAGTATCAACGCCAAGACAGGCAAGAAGATTTTCGCCTGCGACAAGGTTTTCGATCATGCTGCCAAGCAAAACCAGTCCAGGTATCCGTGGGCCCAGAACATCGTTGCTGTGGGGTTGTTGAAGATGATCAAGGGACGTTGGGCCTGTCTGCCGCTGAGTTATCGTTTCTACCTCCTGAAGAAAACCATCGAACGAATGAACCGTGACAGCAATGGACCGGAAGTGACATTCAAGAGCAAGCTTGCCATGGCGGTCGACATGATCGGTGAGATTGCCGCGGTGTTTCCCAGAAAACGGATTGTCATCATCACCGACTCATGGTTCGGCAATGGCGGCCTGTGGAAGCCATTGAAAAAACAGTTGGGCATATGGGTGGATATGATTTCCAGGCTTCGATCCAACAGCACAATATTTGAACTGCCGCCACCTCCGACCGGACGACAAGGCCGCCCGCGTAAATATGGCCGCAAGCTGGGGAATGCGGCAGCGTTGGCCGTTCGATTCAAATCGCTGGCAAAAGAATACATCGTCAACCTGTATGGCCGCAACCGGAACATCGTAGCCTATGAACGCGTGGTGATGCTCAAGACCATCCGATGTGCGGTCAAGGTGGTCTGGGTCTATCGTAAGACACAGTGGGTGGCACTTTATTCCACCGACCTGTCCCTTTCGGCTGAGCAGATTATCGAATACTATGGGGCCCGCTGGAAGATCGAAGCCTTATTCAAGGAATTGAAAAACGACATCGGCAGCGCTGACACGCAAAGCCGTCATCCGCAGGCCGTCAGCAACCATCTGCACTTTTGCATGCTGGCGACCACCGTCGCCTGGATTTACGCCAGCCGGGTCGAGAAAACGCCATCTCGCCGGCATGCCGTCGGCGGCCGCCGTCATTTTGCCTTTTCGGATGTCCGCCGATCCGTTACAAAGGCCGCGATGGACAAGGATTTTGGTAGGCTCTTCCCGGTGCCACGCAAATCCGTCTTTAATTCTCTCGTGGACGTACTGCTGCGCATGGCGGCTTGA
- a CDS encoding site-specific integrase — protein MKFYRNRWKKIIQFAEGRDEIFYSEQLGIDYVEHHYQILEKDFDKTLSQKDTQELRIIRMIGDFQLHHTVLRRYYKHRKLLTDSYYIGVIKDFKRYCEHKDYSKVTVNHYVKQSERFMDYLVSQGIRDCHDVELPVINGYIRTLAGYTYKTVEQNICSIRSFLRYLQEQNILQTDLASKTPMIQARKQTRIPSVWTKEELDALIGAIDRGNPKGKRDYAIILLACVLGLRVTDIKNLTFGCFDWGTKKLTFIQSKTRETVTLPIPSEVGWAVIDYLKYGRPKVDLPVLFVRHVAPFLPFSENDHLYQIIRDYMRIAHLPTLKKHRGMHSLRHTAASRMLEHDTPLAVISDILGHTDTDATAVYLKVGINKLKECCLHTPEVGS, from the coding sequence ATGAAGTTTTACCGCAACCGTTGGAAGAAAATTATTCAGTTCGCTGAAGGGCGGGATGAGATTTTCTATTCCGAGCAACTTGGAATCGACTATGTCGAACACCACTACCAGATCCTTGAAAAGGATTTTGATAAAACCCTATCCCAGAAGGATACGCAAGAACTCCGCATCATCCGTATGATTGGAGACTTCCAACTCCACCACACTGTTCTTAGACGGTACTATAAACATAGGAAACTGCTTACAGATTCCTATTACATAGGTGTCATCAAGGATTTTAAAAGATACTGTGAGCACAAGGATTATTCCAAAGTAACCGTAAATCATTACGTGAAGCAATCGGAGCGTTTCATGGATTATCTTGTTTCCCAGGGAATCCGTGATTGTCACGATGTCGAGCTTCCTGTTATCAACGGGTATATACGAACACTGGCCGGTTACACCTATAAGACTGTGGAACAAAACATCTGCTCCATACGTTCTTTTTTAAGGTATTTGCAGGAACAGAACATCCTACAAACGGATCTGGCTTCTAAAACACCAATGATTCAGGCTCGTAAACAGACACGCATCCCATCCGTTTGGACGAAAGAAGAGTTGGATGCACTGATAGGCGCCATTGATCGAGGAAATCCAAAGGGAAAACGGGACTATGCCATTATCCTCCTTGCCTGCGTGTTGGGTCTTAGAGTCACTGATATCAAAAACCTCACTTTTGGTTGTTTCGACTGGGGAACGAAGAAACTGACATTTATCCAATCAAAAACAAGGGAAACAGTAACCCTGCCGATTCCTTCCGAAGTTGGATGGGCTGTCATTGATTATCTGAAATACGGCAGGCCAAAAGTGGATTTGCCTGTTCTTTTTGTAAGGCACGTGGCGCCATTTCTTCCCTTTTCGGAAAATGATCATCTGTATCAGATAATCCGTGATTATATGCGGATTGCACATCTGCCTACTTTGAAGAAGCACCGTGGTATGCACTCTCTTCGTCATACGGCAGCTTCAAGAATGCTTGAGCATGACACACCGCTTGCTGTCATCTCGGATATTCTGGGTCATACGGACACGGACGCTACAGCAGTCTATTTGAAGGTGGGCATCAATAAGCTTAAAGAATGCTGTCTGCATACTCCGGAGGTGGGCTCATGA
- a CDS encoding IS4 family transposase produces MLDKPTPKIYSKKEKLYYLGGDIMLSPVFTPFIKNSPISVMARGLMEKVLNPEQLDEWFENTAKEQYTRDLLFSTLFYLMSQVVQGSQRSIHAAFQASKEDIAVSVTSIYNKLNGMEPSTSAALVRYAAEQVEPIIQRLLGKQNSPLPGKRIKLLDGNCIEKSHHRIKELRSIASGPLPGKSLVVYDSMLHLPIDVFPCEDGHAQERSLLKTVLETIVADDVWVADRNFCVVEFTCGIDKRDAWFIIREHGNYPLELIGKEKYIGKIETGTVYEQPIRVRDEAGEEHAFRRIRVKLKGETRDGDTEIFIITNLSKSAANAKTVARLYRDRWTIETAFQRLAEYLNSEINALGYPRAALFGFCVALVAYISMSVVKAALGSVHGVDFIERNVSGYYIANEIEGVYQGMMIVIESDHWVVFRDMPESDLVRLLEELAGNVKLSKYQKHPRGPKKPKPKRVAMKNKPHVSTAKILAERKKS; encoded by the coding sequence ATGCTGGACAAACCCACCCCCAAAATATACAGTAAAAAAGAAAAACTGTATTATTTGGGAGGTGACATCATGTTGAGTCCTGTTTTTACGCCGTTCATCAAGAATTCTCCGATTTCTGTCATGGCTCGTGGTTTGATGGAGAAGGTACTGAATCCTGAGCAATTGGACGAATGGTTCGAGAACACCGCTAAAGAACAATACACAAGGGACCTTTTGTTTTCGACGCTTTTTTACCTGATGAGCCAGGTCGTTCAGGGAAGCCAGCGATCAATTCACGCAGCCTTCCAGGCTTCAAAAGAGGATATTGCCGTTTCAGTTACCTCAATCTACAATAAGTTGAACGGCATGGAACCAAGTACATCGGCAGCTTTGGTCCGATATGCCGCCGAGCAGGTGGAACCTATTATTCAAAGATTGTTGGGTAAACAAAACTCCCCTTTGCCTGGCAAACGAATCAAACTGCTTGATGGCAACTGTATCGAAAAGAGCCATCACCGAATCAAAGAGTTGCGGTCCATAGCCTCAGGTCCTCTTCCGGGGAAATCATTGGTTGTGTACGATTCGATGTTGCACCTGCCCATCGATGTGTTTCCTTGCGAAGACGGCCATGCGCAAGAACGCTCATTATTGAAAACGGTGCTTGAAACTATTGTTGCCGATGATGTTTGGGTTGCCGATCGCAATTTCTGCGTGGTTGAATTCACCTGCGGCATCGATAAGCGGGATGCGTGGTTCATTATCCGTGAGCATGGGAATTATCCTCTCGAGCTAATTGGAAAGGAAAAATATATCGGCAAAATCGAAACAGGAACCGTATACGAGCAACCCATCCGGGTTCGTGATGAAGCTGGCGAAGAGCACGCCTTCAGGCGGATTCGCGTGAAGCTGAAGGGTGAAACCCGTGATGGTGATACCGAGATTTTCATCATCACGAATCTATCAAAGAGCGCAGCAAACGCTAAAACAGTTGCCCGGTTGTATCGGGATCGATGGACCATCGAAACGGCCTTTCAGCGTCTCGCTGAATATTTAAACTCTGAAATTAATGCATTGGGCTATCCTCGTGCCGCTCTTTTCGGTTTTTGCGTTGCTCTGGTCGCCTATATCAGCATGTCCGTTGTAAAAGCAGCACTGGGCAGTGTTCACGGTGTCGATTTCATAGAACGGAACGTATCTGGTTATTACATCGCCAATGAAATCGAAGGCGTCTACCAAGGGATGATGATCGTTATCGAAAGCGACCATTGGGTCGTTTTTAGAGACATGCCAGAAAGTGATCTGGTTCGGTTGCTTGAAGAATTAGCTGGCAACGTAAAATTATCAAAGTACCAGAAGCATCCTCGAGGTCCCAAAAAGCCCAAACCGAAGCGGGTTGCGATGAAAAACAAGCCACATGTTTCAACCGCGAAAATACTCGCTGAGAGAAAGAAGTCATAG